The Anopheles merus strain MAF chromosome 2L, AmerM5.1, whole genome shotgun sequence genome has a segment encoding these proteins:
- the LOC121592807 gene encoding probable cytochrome P450 305a1, with protein MITLTLAALALILLVTFLVKELWRPANYPPGPRWLPIVGNTPLVRKMASQHGGLLANVFDKLSESYQSSVIGLKLGRERVVVGLGYDEVKDILCNEAFQGRPDNFFIRLRTLGTRLGITCTDGSFWNEQRSFVTRHLRQVGYGRQAMHEQIQTELTELLDVLDTRAEQPLWPGSILALSVINVLWTIVTGSRVAREDDRLQRLLELLQERSKVFDMAGGTLNQLPWLRFIAPEWSGYNLVRRFNKQLTDFFYPTIEEHKEDFTEDRAVDDLIYAYIKEMRDLEAASNNDSNFTDVQLTMIILDIFIAGGQTTSATLDLALMMMVVHPEVQRKVHREIDSQLEPNAIPHYDDRLKLPYVEAFLLEVQRYFSIVPVNGPRRAVVDCTLGGYRVPKDTTVLMGLRNVHMDPEHWGDPEVFRPERFLDEQRQIVNTERLLPFGQGKRRCLGETLARSCLFTFFVGVMKRFCLVGTDEGMEDGTSMAPSLTLKPGITLSAKPYHVVFQPRKRT; from the exons ATGATCACACTAACGTTGGCAGCATTGGCGCTGATTTTGCTGGTAACTTTTCTCGTGAAGGAGCTATGGCGTCCAGCAAACTATCCTCCGG GTCCGAGATGGTTGCCGATCGTGGGGAATACACCACTGGTACGCAAGATGGCCTCCCAACACGGCGGACTGTTGGCGAACGTGTTCGATAAGCTGTCGGAATCGTACCAGAGCAGCGTGATAGGCTTGAAGCTGGGCCGTGAGCGTGTGGTGGTGGGTCTGGGATACGATGAAGTGAAGGACATTCTCTGCAACGAAGCGTTCCAGGGTCGGCCGGACAATTTCTTCATTCGGTTGCGTACATTGGGAACAAG ATTGGGCATCACATGTACGGATGGATCGTTCTGGAACGAGCAACGAAGCTTCGTCACACGACACCTCCGCCAGGTTGGCTACGGACGGCAGGCGATGCACGAACAGATCCAAACCGAGCTGACTGAACTGCTGGACGTGCTGGACACACGTGCGGAGCAACCGCTCTGGCCAGGATCGATCCTCGCGCTCAGCGTCATCAACGTGCTGTGGACGATCGTGACTGGCTCTCGAGTGGCCCGAGAAGATGATCGTTTGCAGCGACTGCTCGAGTTGCTTCAGGAACGCTCGAAAGTGTTCGACATGGCCGGCGGAACCTTAAACCAGCTGCCCTGGTTGCGTTTCATCGCCCCGGAATGGAGCGGCTACAATCTAGTGCGTCGTTTCAACAAGCAGCTGACCGACTTTTTCTATCCCACGATTGAGGAGCATAAGGAAGACTTTACCGAGGACAGGGCGGTGGACGATCTGATCTATGCGTACATCAAGGAAATGCGCGACCTCGAAGCAGCCTCCAACAACGACAGCAACTTCACCGACGTGCAGCTGACGATGATCATCCTGGATATCTTCATCGCCGGCGGACAGACGACGAGTGCCACGCTTGATCTCGCGCTCATGATGATGGTCGTTCATCCGGAAGTGCAACGCAAGGTGCATCGGGAGATTGACAGTCAGCTGGAGCCCAACGCCATCCCTCATTATGACGATCGTCTGAAGTTGCCGTACGTTGAGGCATTCCTGTTGGAGGTCCAACGTTACTTTAGCATCGTTCCGGTGAATGGACCAAGACGAGCAGTCGTTGACTGTACACTGGGCGGGTATCGAGTACCGAAGGACACGACCGTGCTGATGGGACTGCGCAACGTGCACATGGATCCGGAGCATTGGGGCGATCCGGAAGTGTTTCGACCGGAACGGTTCCTGGACGAGCAGCGGCAAATCGTCAACACGGAACGGTTGCTGCCGTTTGGACAGGGCAAGCGACGATGTCTGGGGGAAACGTTGGCACGGTCGTGTCTGTTTACGTTCTTCGTGGGTGTGATGAAGCGGTTCTGTCTGGTGGGAACGGACGAAGGAATGGAGGATGGCACGAGTATGGCACCGTCGTTGACGCTGAAGCCAGGAATCACTCTATCGGCAAAACCGTACCATGTGGTGTTTCAGCCGAGAAAGCGAACGTAG